One segment of Acropora muricata isolate sample 2 chromosome 8, ASM3666990v1, whole genome shotgun sequence DNA contains the following:
- the LOC136925025 gene encoding uncharacterized protein, producing MQASPEVLVLSYSAFKSNLPDEFKVDQNGVQTFKLPDSALATIISDKPEFSNTPKTSIVSNISELDAYRNQIFNQPLLLLATCGKHVPHGQRLNRRGEYLSMRDPEWWIQWDNSPWLNPYARWGTEHMTSLYEERYIRPEFVVSVNTNHPIIRRVLEDGFRKAEDFLSGKASFAVEFNFNPMILRWWRTQGIRRYDSLECLELTAAVGANFVVTNCSAVNHFFDCHAAWCACWPFYLLLAVPYKIWRNAFQGIRDIPVTMEGNAISTTMSFSNYNLRDLHLGLVYYNQPS from the exons ATGCAGGCTTCACCAGAGGTCTTGGTACTTTCGTATTCGGCCTTCAAATCCAATCTTCCAGACGAATTTAAAGTGGACCAGAATGGAGTACAAACCTTTAAGCTCCCAGACAGTGCTTTGGCCACGATAATTAGTGATAAACCTGAGTTTTCCAATACTCCTAAAACCAGTATTGTGAGCAATATCAGCGAACTTGACGCATATCGGAATCAAATTTTTAACCAACCGCTTTTGCTGCTGGCAACATGTGGAAAACACGTACCACACGGTCAAAG ACTTAACAGAAGGGGTGAATATCTGAGCATGCGCGATCCCGAATGGTGGATACAATGGGATAATTCGCCATGGCTTAATCCATATGCCCGATGGGGAACTGAACACATGACATCACTATACGAAGAGCGTTATATCAGGCCGGAGTTTGTTGTCAGTGTGAATACCAATCACCCTATCATTAGACGCGTGTTGGAAGATGGATTCAGAAAAGCAGAGGATTTTCTTAGTGGAAAAGCTAGCTTTGCCGTTGAG tTTAATTTTAATCCCATGATTCTCCGCTGGTGGAGGACTCAAGGCATCAGACGATACGATTCGCTGGAATGTCTCGAATTGACGGCAGCTGTCGGAGCAAATTTTGTTGTAACCAACTGTTCCGCTGTCAACCATTTCTTTGATTGTCACGCTGCATGGTGTGCATGTTGGCCCTTCTACCTTCTTCTGGCTGTTCCTTATAAAATCTGGCGTAACGCATTTCAAGGCATTCGTGACATTCCTGTCACGATGGAAGGTAACGCAATCTCCACAACCATGAGCTTTTCAAACTACAACCTGAGAGATCTTCACCTGGGGCTTGTGTATTACAATCAGCCTAGTTGA
- the LOC136925024 gene encoding peroxisomal N(1)-acetyl-spermine/spermidine oxidase-like — MAKRPKVVVIGAGVAGLTAASKLYQSGQVEVCVLEASERVGGRMHTVTMGETKVEFGASWIHGTVGNPIFDLACNLKVLNKDDINKTWIHQGSRCKPEIVTMPYPYVDNQLLTEVWGVFHELLSETEDVAKMKSFKENFKQTTCLPKMSVGEYLNHGFQSYLESCLSDEDEVLAAKKNLFRLFKERECINIGCHSLFDVNAEEFGEFNYFGGSDHCPIPGGYDNILKALQTQFDINCIHFNHTVMQVDWTTKHEEPSQKCHNPVKVLCSNGEAFEADHVILTVSLGVLKKNALSLFNPPLPVEKISAIQNLGFGCVGKIVLEFEKPFWSTDEYSIHVIWDEEEFNNHGFNNGQLSKERGIFHDHPWVRCVFGFTTSCPGSNILLAWFHGNEARQIESTSTQEIAQICFAILEKCTSLKSFPPLLSVQVTQWATNPLTQGSYSFLSKAASPSDFDCLASPLPPLSSVNKSGLPALQVMFAGEATIRHYYGTVHGAHMTGIREAERLLEYLGGQ; from the coding sequence ATGGCAAAGAGACCCAAGGTTGTGGTGATTGGTGCAGGGGTTGCTGGACTAACAGCGGCTTCCAAGCTTTATCAGTCTGGCCAAGTTGAGGTGTGTGTACTGGAAGCAAGTGAACGAGTGGGTGGTAGAATGCACACTGTCACAATGGGAGAAACCAAAGTTGAATTTGGTGCCTCATGGATTCATGGCACAGTTGGAAATCCAATATTTGACCTGGCTTGCAACTTGAAAGTACTGAACAAGGACGACATCAACAAAACGTGGATACATCAGGGGAGTAGGTGTAAGCCAGAAATAGTTACCATGCCTTATCCTTATGTTGACAATCAGCTGTTGACAGAAGTTTGGGGTGTGTTTCATGAACTCCTCTCAGAAACTGAGGATGtggcaaaaatgaaaagtttcaaagaaaatttcaagcAAACTACATGTTTGcccaaaatgtcagttggtgaatATTTAAATCATGGTTTTCAGTCCTATCTTGAATCGTGTCTGTCTGATGAAGATGAGGTCTTGGCAgcgaaaaaaaatctttttagaCTTTTTAAAGAAAGGGAATGCATCAATATTGGCTGTCATTCATTGTTTGATGTTAATGCTGAAGAATTTggtgaatttaattattttgggGGGTCAGATCATTGTCCTATTCCTGGTGGCTATGATAACATATTGAAAGCATTACAGACCCAATTTGACATTAACTGTATTCACTTCAACCATACGGTGATGCAAGTAGATTGGACAACTAAGCATGAAGAGCCTTCTCAAAAATGCCATAATCCTGTTAAAGTACTATGCAGCAACGGAGAGGCATTTGAAGCTGATCATGTCATACTGACAGTGTCTCTTggtgttttgaagaaaaatgcgCTGTCGTTATTTAATCCACCTCTACCTGTTGAGAAGATAAGTGCCATACAAAACTTGGGATTTGGTTGTGTAGGCAAGATTGTTCTTGAATTTGAAAAGCCCTTTTGGTCAACAGACGAGTATTCTATTCATGTCATTTGGGATGAAGAAGAATTTAATAACCATGGTTTTAACAATGGGCAATTAAGCAAGGAGAGAGGCATTTTCCATGACCATCCTTGGGTACGCTGTGTTTTTGGCTTCACGACTAGTTGCCCTGGTTCAAATATCCTGCTGGCCTGGTTTCATGGGAATGAAGCCAGGCAAATTGAAAGCACTTCGACTCAAGAGATAGCCCAGATATGTTTTGCAATTCTGGAGAAATGCACCTCTCTGAAATCCTTTCCACCTCTTCTGAGTGTTCAGGTAACTCAGTGGGCAACAAACCCATTGACACAAGGGTCATACTCATTTTTGTCCAAGGCGGCCAGCCCAAGTGACTTTGACTGTCTAGCTTCACCCCTACCTCCTCTGTCGTCTGTTAATAAGAGCGGTCTACCTGCTTTGCAAGTAATGTTTGCAGGTGAGGCAACTATTCGTCATTACTATGGGACTGTTCATGGAGCACATATGACCGGCATCCGGGAAGCAGAAAGGCTATTGGAATACCTTGGTGGCCAATGA
- the LOC136925023 gene encoding tenascin-R-like: protein MKTKMTSQQKQSSPYLAYIISVLSIALCFAVFLRTEFELMEHRKRIEALEDSKAAVKTKASPTLEPTLSTITKHIAGLRIHKVQRSRRSVNGSDTNIAADNDLNQAMLQINKLMSEGRLQLCQSKGDRLLQGPPGPQGPPGPAGPKGEKGQAGHKGDQGITGPPGAKGEQTAPFAPPSVSISPSTLTVNESRQASFKCTVTGNPVPSVFWKRLGKHTLTNLRILSRGNLVLNNVRGSDAGLYQCSASNIFGDQQAVARLVVNVALTGILHPGPVYIEEGGNVTLPTCFLSGHPTPWVWWTNSSGHMLQERVRANYSVLKIRNAKSAYSGIYVCTAYNLLGKLVQQTQLIVVSPPKFNATPPKVVRAIPGDVVTLNCSAVGKPAPIISWKRGEEQLHSGILNHSSSSALIFPDIKTEEEGNYTCIATIAQVSQAFAITNVLVSHGKDCFEILTAGYKQSGVYSVNPDGKGSFNVYCDMHTDGGGWTVFQRRQDGSEDFYRGWNDYKLGFGQLKGEFWLGNDKIHRLTSAGRRSLRVDLGDWEGNAAYAKYGKFSIGDEQALYKLEVLGYSGTAGDSLLRHDQEAFTTKDKDNDGTRGNSAIASLGAWWYFGNQYSNLNGHYFGNQLNFSGVRWYNYRRDLSLKFTEMKLRPLN from the exons ATGAAGACGAAGATGACTTCTCAGCAGAAACAAAGTTCGCCCTATTTGGCGTACATAATTTCTGTTTTGTCGATAGCGTTGTGCTTCGCAGTGTTTTTAAGAACTGAATTTGAGTTGATGGAGCACAGGAAGAGGATAGAAGCACTAGAAGATTCAAAAGCTGCCGTGAAGACAAAAGCATCGCCCACTCTTGAGCCAACCCTCTCGACTATAACGAAACATATTGCAG GACTACGGATCCACAAAGTCCAAAGAAGCAGGCGCAGCGTAAATGGATCAGATACAAACATAGCTGCGGACAACGACCTGAACCAGGCCATGCTTCAAATCAACAAGCTGATGTCGGAAGGTAGACTTCAACTTTGCCAATCTAAAGGAGACAGACTTCTACAAGGCCCGCCTGGACCACAAGGTCCTCCCGGACCCGCTGGGCCTAAAGGAGAAAAGGGACAAGCTGGACACAAAGGTGATCAAGGCATTACGGGACCACCTGGAGCCAAAGGAGAACAGACGGCGCCTTTTGCTCCGCCATCTGTTTCCATTTCACCCTCAACATTGACAGTGAACGAATCACGGCAAGCCTCATTTAAATGCACCGTTACGGGAAATCCCGTACCCTCCGTGTTTTGGAAAAGATTAGGAAAGCACACATTAACCAATCTGAGGATTCTTTCTAGAGGAAATCTTGTCTTAAACAACGTGAGAGGAAGCGATGCTGGTTTGTACCAATGCTCGGCGAGCAATATCTTTGGAGACCAGCAAGCAGTGGCTCGACTGGTTGTCAATG TTGCTCTTACCGGTATCCTTCATCCAGGACCTGTTTATATCGAAGAAGGTGGCAATGTTACCCTGCCAACATGTTTCTTGTCTGGCCACCCCACACCATGGGTATGGTGGACCAATTCATCTGGTCATATGTTGCAAGAAAGAGTCCGAGCCAACTACAGTGTGTTGAAAATAAGGAACGCTAAATCAGCTTATTCTGGAATCTACGTTTGCACGGCATATAATCTTCTTGGAAAATTGGTTCAGCAGACTCAGTTAATTGTAGTCTCGCCTCCAAAATTTAACGCCACACCTCCGAAGGTGGTACGTGCCATACCAGGTGACGTGGTGACTCTTAACTGCAGCGCAGTAGGTAAGCCTGCACCAATCATCAGCTGGAAAAGAGGCGAGGAACAACTCCACTCTGGTATACTGAATCACAGTTCAAGCAGTGCATTGATTTTCCCGGACATAAAAACTGAAGAAGAAGGGAACTACACATGCATAGCCACTATTGCTCAAGTATCACAGGCATTTGCTATTACCAACGTGCTGGTTTCACATGGAAAGG ATTGTTTTGAAATCCTTACAGCCGGATACAAGCAAAGTGGAGTGTATTCTGTAAACCCAGATGGCAAAGGATCCTTCAATGTGTACTGTGATATGCACACTGACGGTGGAGGATGGACCGTGTTTCAAAGAAGACAAGATGGATCTGAAGATTTTTACCGAGGATGGAACGACTACAAATTAGGCTTTGGCCAACTGAAAGGCGAGTTCTGGTTAGGAAACGACAAGATTCACAGGTTAACATCCGCTGGACGCAGATCTCTTCGAGTAGACTTGGGGGATTGGGAAGGAAATGCAGCTTACGCCAAATATGGGAAATTCTCCATTGGAGACGAACAGGCGCTGTATAAACTAGAAGTCCTTGGATATTCAGGAACAGCGGGCGATTCTTTATTGCGGCATGATCAGGAAGCGTTTACGACTAAAGATAAAGACAATGACGGTACCCGAGGGAACTCTGCCATTGCGTCATTAGGTGCATGGTGGTACTTCGGTAACCAATACTCAAATCTCAATGGTCATTATTTTGGAAACCAACTTAATTTCTCTGGAGTTCGCTGGTACAATTACAGACGGGACCTTTCACTGAAATTCACTGAAATGAAACTTAGGCCATTAAATTAG